Genomic window (Neoarius graeffei isolate fNeoGra1 chromosome 13, fNeoGra1.pri, whole genome shotgun sequence):
TTGTGCTTAGGCTCTGCGTTAGAGATGTGTACGCTGGTGCCTTTGATGATCAAGTCCTCTCCACACAGAGACTGGGCAACCTGGAGAACAAGATTACCCAGTTACAAAAAGTGCCAGCCAAACTAACAGTGAATACAATTCTACTcgcgctgcaggaaaccaacctggTCATCAGCAAAGGTGACGAAGGCGAATGCTCGGAAAGGCTTCGGGATGAAGACATCTGTGACTTCACCGTACTGCAGAAAGAACTGCCTGAGGTCATCAGCAGTCATGTCCTCAGTACAACGGCCCACGAACACTTTCCTACTCCGCATAGGCTCGTCTAACCCAGCCTGTTCCATGAAGTACTAGATCAATAATTAGAAAAAACAGCCACAATCATGACCACGACCACATAACCTTATAACtggtagggggaaaaaaaatgcttaCAAACCTAGAGTTACATTACACTACAGAGATCATGTCAATTTTATCCTGATTtagtataaatatttaattaaatgATCTCACATACGAGAGGTTATACCTTTGAGTTGGGGAGCTTGCAGTCACACCATCTCCCATCAATCATATGCCGCTGGGACATCACTTTAATCTGTGTCTCATAGTCTGTAAACCTTACAAAGCCaaatcctttagaatttcctgTTTTTGCATCTCTCTTAACCTGTcaaacacagacaaacacacaataCATTCAAGTCCAGAAAAGCCATACAACAGCACTGgaatgagtttcccaaaagcctcttaactagGAAAGTGtgtattcattgtgctgctcgctctaccatttaacgatgatctttgtgctacgatgcttttgggaaactctgcaCTGTTTAGCGTTTTCTATACTATACCACTCCCCAATGAAGGGCTGATGGCTTGTAATCCAGTTGTTAAGCGTGTTATAAAATCAGAAAAAACAACATGCAAGTGCCGCGAGTCTAAACTGACGCACGAGTTGTTTGCTCCAGTTTGTGGAAGAAAACACCTCGTAATACTAACCTGTACCATTATCACCTCTCCAAACGTGGCAAAATAGTCTTTCAGATCTTGCTCGGATGTTTTCCATGGTAAGCCAAGAACAATCAAGTCTGAAGTCTTCTGAATGCCTCTTTTAATTTTCACAGCAGACGCAGCATCCATTTCATCCATCTTTCTTTTattgtctaaaaaaaaaagaattaaagctAGGTTAGAGGTGCAATACTGAAAACAGTAGACTACACACAGTTGGCCAGTTTAATGAATCCACACACGTTATTAAACATTTCCCATATAGGTGTAAAATAACGATACGGTTTGTCTTCACTTTGTCCATAAATAGAAAGGAATATGATAGGACCACTGTACCAGATGATATTTGAACGGTGGATCATTCTTAGCACAGAAAAGACAGCAACGGCTTCGTAATGCGTGCGGTGCCACATCAAATAAGTCGGGTTGTTACGGTTTATAAATCAGACCCTCGCCACCATCTTGTGCATGTGTTTTTATGGTCAAATAATACAGTGAAACCGTGCTATTTTTAGATTAAGTTATACTGTGGAAATTTAAACTGCAACACCCCTAGTGGTCAGCAATAAAACCAAAAGCTCAGCACTTCTGCACTTGAGCCCAAGAAACACCCAGCAGGATGCCATTTTCTGCACTGGTGGTTTACCACCCCAGTCATATCTGATCAGTCGTGGTCCCAAGATGGTGTCTTTCCAATGCTGGATGAGATACAGGGGGATAAGATCACGTGTGCATTTTGTATATGGTGGGTGTAGACCACAGGTTCTCAACCCTGATCTTGGAGAAGCCCTTGTTTTGGGCATTTTAGTGTTCCTTCTGCTCCAAGACATCCAAGCTAATCTGATGCGTCTCCTAAGTTGAAGTGGATGTATTAGAGCAAAGAAGACACCAAAAATGTCCAGGGCTATAACTGGGAACCTGTGGTGTAGAGAATTAAGAACAATGAGGAGATGGATGATAACAACAAGTGCGTGCAAACCGCCTGCACACATCAACTAGCTCGAAATGCACACGTTTTATTTTCTTGTGCGTTGTCCAGATTACCTTTTGGGTAGTTGACTACGTATACCAGATTGCCCCAGTCGGCCTCCGGTGCATGCAGGACGCCCTCCACTAAGCGCACTCCCCGCATGCACTGAGACACCGGGCTCCGGTAACGCAGGCCGCAGGCGCCTGGAAACTGCGCCGCCACGCTGGACAGCAGCACCGTCCCGTCCTCCTCGGAAGGGATTTCCATCGGCTCCTCGTTTTCATCCTCAGCCACACGAATATAACACGTCTCCATGacttaatgcaaaaataaatcaCGGTGGTTTTGCTAGCTAGTGGGCCTACTAGACGTTATAACGTGATAATAGGCGGGCTCTTTGTGCTAGCTAACGCGTTAGCCACCACGGTAAATAATTTAGTTAGCTAGCCGAGCTAGCTTTACGGCAAGACGTCGTAAACACCGTGCCAATTGGAACACAAATATCAATAAATAACGCACAacgcagtggcagtagtagtatgcGCTACCTACCGAATTATCACAAATATCAAATAAGCCAATTAAAGCTCAACTCCATTAAAATAAAACACCGCTGCTGCTAAATTATCGTCCATGAAGGAAGAAACAGGGCCTCGCGCAATGAATGGTAGGACGGACGCGCTTTCCGTTTCCTCCACTGGTTtcttatttttaaaattattgcaGCCAAAAAAAACGAAGTTCGTTAAACAAAGAATCTGCGCTGTAGAATCTGATTTCTAACAGCGGATGTATTTTACCCGAAACTAAAACAAATACCTCGGTCTATTTTTCTAACCTCAAACTTCTATCAAAATGGCCGCTCGGCCGGACTCGTCAAAGAAAATGCGTCATCTTCTGGACGGTACCATTAGAGCGTATAGAGCAGGGGTACATGTTCATACTGTCACATCATTTTTACAACATATGTATGTTATTTCAGTCtttaaataaatacttttcaATGTAATACAATGTGTTTGTTAAGTAatcgtatattatgtattatgttTTAAGAATGCCGGTTAAATTTTGAACGAGCTATTTAATACCTCCCCATTGTACGGTATACTGTAGTCCTATCACACTGAAGCGCGGATAAAACAAACTGCATCGGTATTGGGTAATGCTGTTGTTACAGTGcgaaaagtaaaatctaaccaagattaaatatcttaaatcaagacaaaatatgcttgttatttgtctgccaagataattctcctttccaggcaggttttgtgtacaaccgcgattccaaaaaagttgggacaaagtacaaattgtaaataaaaacggaatgcaatgatgtggaagtttcaaaattccatattttattcagaatagaacatagatgacatatcaaatgtttaaactgagaaaatgtatcatttaaagagaaaaattaggcgattttaaatttcatgacaacaacacatctcaaaaaagttgggacaaggccatgtttaccactgtgagacatccccttttctctttacaacagtctgtaaacgtctggggactgaggagtcaagttgctcaagtttagggataggaaattcttgtctaatgtaggattctagttgcttaactgtcttaggtcttttttgtcgtatcttccgttttatgatgcgccaagtgttttctatgggtgaaagatctggactgcaggctggccagttcagtacccggacccttcttctacgcaaccatgatgctgtaattgatgcagtatgtggtttgtcattgtcatgttggaaaatgcaaggtcttccctgaaagagacgtcgtctggatgggagcatattttgctctagaacctggatatacctttcagcattgatggtgtctttccagatgtgtaagctgcccatgccacacgcactaatgcaaccccataccatcagagatgcaggcttatgaactgagcgctgataacaacttgggtcgtccttctcctctttagtccgaatgacacggcgtccctgatttccataaagaacttcaaattttgatttgtctgaccacagaacagttttccactttgccacagtccattttaaatgagccttggcccagagaagacgtctgcgcttctggatcatgtttagatacggcttcttctttgaactatagagttttagctggcgacggcggatggcacggtgaattgtgttcacagataatgctctctggaaatattcctgagcccattttgtgatttccaatacagaagcatgcctgtatgtgatgcagtgccgtctaagggcccgaagatcacgggcacccagtatggttttccggccttgacccttatgcacagagattcttccagattctctgaatcttttgatgatattatgcactgtagatgatgatatgttcaaactctttgcaattttacactgtcgaactcctttctgatattgcttcactatttgtcggtgcagaattagggggattggtgatcctcttcccatctttacttctgagagccgctgccactccaagatgctctttttatacccagtcatgttaatgacctattgccagttgacctaatgagttgcagtttggtcctccagctgttccttttttgtacctttaacttttccagcctcttattgcccctgtcccaacttttttgagatgtgttgctgtcatgaaattttaaatgagccaatatttggcatgaaatttcaaaatgtctcactttcgacatttgatatgttgtctatgttctattgtgaatacaatatcagtttttgagatttgtaaattattgcattctgtttttatttacaatttgtactttgtcccaacttttttggaatcggggttgtaagagtatttcacttactttaagcatttttccctcaattatcttaataaggtattataacttgttattgagattttattactggttatgagtaagttctgtcttaaaatgagaattaccataatttcatcggtgttatattaaccatgacaagtttgtcaaagtcagaatttcttatttcaagcatcttatcctttcttttaatctcttaatacaaaacagataactaaattaaatgaattgttgtattgtcaatctggcaacaaaaataggctacaaaatggattggtttgttgttttgattgtgatttatttggtggtctcagttggtataaacgcttacttaaacagagcacaccaatatgcccagatgaaatagtcaaactgttggttgggggacaaagtatctagcatgttaaagtGAATAGTACAAAtctacttgtttttagtataaatacactagttttaagacatctgtggggtttctaaagctagatatatttacttgtttttaaaaatcttgccaagtcaaattttcttgttctgttggcagataattttgcttattttaagtagAATATTcgtcattttattacttttttttcttgtttttgtaagctgGGTTTTTGCAGTGTAATGAGTCGTTTACATTATAGAAGCCTgtgatggggggaaaaaacacaCTTTTTTACATTCCTGGGAGTCCAAAAAGTACatataatgaacaatactgtccagatcacttctacatgggttgttttacaatcagggtacaaagtttgtgtcacaggggtccaaaattcaaattgattcaaactggttcttgtaccagtttttaagtgaaggacaagttaaagaac
Coding sequences:
- the tardbpa gene encoding TAR DNA binding protein, like isoform X1, coding for METCYIRVAEDENEEPMEIPSEEDGTVLLSSVAAQFPGACGLRYRSPVSQCMRGVRLVEGVLHAPEADWGNLVYVVNYPKDNKRKMDEMDAASAVKIKRGIQKTSDLIVLGLPWKTSEQDLKDYFATFGEVIMVQVKRDAKTGNSKGFGFVRFTDYETQIKVMSQRHMIDGRWCDCKLPNSKYFMEQAGLDEPMRSRKVFVGRCTEDMTADDLRQFFLQYGEVTDVFIPKPFRAFAFVTFADDQVAQSLCGEDLIIKGTSVHISNAEPKHNNSRHMLDRARFGGFGQGYGGSRSHSSNVNFGALSLNPAMMAAAQAALQSSWGMMGMLANQSQTAASGTTAAGQAAGSRDQGQGYSAAGSNYNATSSASLGWGANNPASSGGFSSGFGSSMETKSSWGM
- the tardbpa gene encoding TAR DNA binding protein, like isoform X2, translated to METCYIRVAEDENEEPMEIPSEEDGTVLLSSVAAQFPGACGLRYRSPVSQCMRGVRLVEGVLHAPEADWGNLVYVVNYPKDNKRKMDEMDAASAVKIKRGIQKTSDLIVLGLPWKTSEQDLKDYFATFGEVIMVQVKRDAKTGNSKGFGFVRFTDYETQIKVMSQRHMIDGRWCDCKLPNSKYFMEQAGLDEPMRSRKVFVGRCTEDMTADDLRQFFLQYGEVTDVFIPKPFRAFAFVTFADDQVAQSLCGEDLIIKGTSVHISNAEPKHNNIHHLFSHFPGRSASLAAMFERSQYQYPSSHV